One window from the genome of Gambusia affinis linkage group LG14, SWU_Gaff_1.0, whole genome shotgun sequence encodes:
- the fam133b gene encoding protein FAM133: MGKRDNRVAYINPIAAARAKGPVQNSGPTIQDYLSRPRPTWEELKEQLEKKKKGSRALADFEDKMNERWKKELAKNREKRLGDKERDKKSMDSEDKKDKKEKKKKEKKKSSRHSSSSSSSSSDSSSSSSSESEDEDEKKSIKKKRKRKRSSAKRPSDISDDDSDAEIKKRKRIREDGEKDKDEKERKRKRKTERSHKDSSSESTVGTDWDEVEPKKKKRSSEEREKFTVKSKKKRKKKHKKHGRKKKKKTTSQSDSELD; encoded by the exons ATGGGCAAAAGAGACAATCGAGTG GCATACATAAACCCCATTGCAGCTGCTCGAGCCAAGGGGCCTGTCCAGAACTCCGGACCAACTATACAGGATTACTTAAGCAGACCTCGACCAACATG GGAAGAGCTAAAGGAGCagctggagaagaagaaaaagggatCTCGGGCCCTGGCTGACTTTGAAGACAAAATGAATGAG AGATGGAAGAAAGAACTGGCTAAAAACCGAGAAAAAAGGCTCGGGGACAAAGAACGGGACAAAAAGTCTATGGATAGCGAggacaagaaagacaaaaaagag aaaaagaagaaggagaagaagaagtctAGCAGG CattcttcatcttcctcctcatcgAGTTCTGATTCCTCCAGCAGCTCTTCTTCAGAGTCCGAAGACGAG GATGAAAAGAAGAGCATAAAGAAAAAACGGAAACGCAAGCGATCTTCAGCCAAGAGACCATCGGACATCTCGGATGACGATTCGGACGCTGAAATCAAG AAAAGGAAACGGATCAGGGAAGATGGAGAGAAAGACAAG GATGAAAAGGAgcgtaaaagaaaaaggaagacagAGCGAAGTCACAAAGACTCCTCATCAGAATCGACTGTTGGCACAGATTGGGATGAG GTTGAAcccaagaagaaaaagagaagtagCGAGGAGAGGGAGAAATTCACT GTAAAATccaagaagaagaggaaaaagaagcacaaaaagcacggcagaaaaaagaaaaagaagacaacaTCTCAGTCGGACTCGGAGCTTGACTAA